A genomic region of Salvelinus namaycush isolate Seneca chromosome 7, SaNama_1.0, whole genome shotgun sequence contains the following coding sequences:
- the LOC120050379 gene encoding all trans-polyprenyl-diphosphate synthase PDSS1-like isoform X1, with protein MAIPWRHCWRWTIGATSTSVLETICGFNGRSATFAASSFRGTGAGTGSGKEGLSSRPVDTTSIGNYILTSRHKSRLLYPTPKPCCSKGIHSDAKLKDPFSLAQKDLNHLYDDIKKELFVSKSELKSLCDYYFDGKGKAFRPMIVVLMARACNIHSNRDGDLLPGQRSIAMISEMIHTASLVHDDVIDGSNKRRGMTTINEVWGERKAILAGDFILSAASMALARIGNNTVVSVLSQVIEDLVRGEFMQLGSKENESERFKHYLEKTFKKTASLIANSCKAVSILVNSDPEVQEIAFQYGRNVGIAFQLVDDVLDFTACASQLGKPSATDLKLGLATGPVLFACQQFPELHAMIMRRFSTTGDVDRAWQYVLESDGVDQTNYLAQSYCREAIRQISLLRPSPERDALIRLTEMVLTRDK; from the exons ATGGCGATACCGTGGAGGCACTGTTGGAGGTGGACTATAGGCGCTACGAGTACAAGTGTACTAGAAACCATATGCGGTTTTAATGGAAGGTCTGCTACGTTTGCTGCTTCGTCTTTCCGAGGAACAGGGGCCGGCACTGGCTCGGGAAAGGAG GGACTGTCCTCCAGGCCTGTAGACACAACCTCAATAGGCAACTATATATTGACAAG tagGCACAAATCAAGGTTGCTTTACCCCACACCAAAGCCTTGCTGCAGCAAAGGGATACACAGTGATGCCAAGCTGAAGGACCCGTTCTCACTAGCCCAAAAAGACTTGAATCATTTGTATGATGATATTAAAAAG GAGCTTTTTGTGTCCAAATCAGAGCTGAAGTCCTTATGTGACTACTACTTTGACGGGAAGGGCAAGGCCTTCCGACCAATGATAGTGGTGCTGATGGCCCGGGCCTGCAATATTCACAGCAACAGAGACGG agaTCTGCTCCCAGGTCAGCGGTCCATAGCTATGATCTCTGAAATGATCCACACCGCCAGCCTGGTCCACGATGATGTCATCGACGGCTCGAACAAGCGGAGGGGGATGACTACCATCAACGAAgtgtggggggagagaaag GCCATTTTAGCTGGAGATTTCATCCTCTCGGCAGCCTCCATGGCTCTGGCCCGTATCGGCAACAACACAGTGGTGTCAGTGTTGTCTCAGGTCATAGAGGATCTGGTGCGAG GGGAATTCATGCAGCTGGGCTCCAAggagaacgagagcgagagattCAAGCACTACCTCGAGAAGACCTTCAAGAAGACTGCCAGTCTTATAGCAAACAGTTGTAAAGCA GTATCTATTCTGGTGAACTCGGATCCAGAGGTACAGGAAATAGCCTTTCAGTACGGGAGGAACGTAGGCATCGCCTTTCAG CTGGTGGATGATGTGCTGGACTTCACAGCATGCGCCAGCCAGCTAGGAAAGCCTTCGGCTACAGACCTTAAGCTGGGCCTGGCCACCGGACCAGTCTTATTTGCCTGTCAACAG TTTCCTGAGCTGCATGCTATGATTATGAGGCGGTTCAGCACCACTGGAGACGTGGATCGGGCCTGGCAGTATGTTCTGGAG AGTGATGGTGTGGATCAGACCAACTACCTGGCCCAGAGCTACTGCCGGGAGGCCATCCGGCAGATCAGCCTGCTCAGGCCCTCCCCGGAACGGGACGCCCTCATCAGGCTCACTGAGATGGTCCTCACCCGCGACAAGTGA
- the LOC120050379 gene encoding all trans-polyprenyl-diphosphate synthase PDSS1-like isoform X2 translates to MISEMIHTASLVHDDVIDGSNKRRGMTTINEVWGERKAILAGDFILSAASMALARIGNNTVVSVLSQVIEDLVRGEFMQLGSKENESERFKHYLEKTFKKTASLIANSCKAVSILVNSDPEVQEIAFQYGRNVGIAFQLVDDVLDFTACASQLGKPSATDLKLGLATGPVLFACQQFPELHAMIMRRFSTTGDVDRAWQYVLESDGVDQTNYLAQSYCREAIRQISLLRPSPERDALIRLTEMVLTRDK, encoded by the exons ATGATCTCTGAAATGATCCACACCGCCAGCCTGGTCCACGATGATGTCATCGACGGCTCGAACAAGCGGAGGGGGATGACTACCATCAACGAAgtgtggggggagagaaag GCCATTTTAGCTGGAGATTTCATCCTCTCGGCAGCCTCCATGGCTCTGGCCCGTATCGGCAACAACACAGTGGTGTCAGTGTTGTCTCAGGTCATAGAGGATCTGGTGCGAG GGGAATTCATGCAGCTGGGCTCCAAggagaacgagagcgagagattCAAGCACTACCTCGAGAAGACCTTCAAGAAGACTGCCAGTCTTATAGCAAACAGTTGTAAAGCA GTATCTATTCTGGTGAACTCGGATCCAGAGGTACAGGAAATAGCCTTTCAGTACGGGAGGAACGTAGGCATCGCCTTTCAG CTGGTGGATGATGTGCTGGACTTCACAGCATGCGCCAGCCAGCTAGGAAAGCCTTCGGCTACAGACCTTAAGCTGGGCCTGGCCACCGGACCAGTCTTATTTGCCTGTCAACAG TTTCCTGAGCTGCATGCTATGATTATGAGGCGGTTCAGCACCACTGGAGACGTGGATCGGGCCTGGCAGTATGTTCTGGAG AGTGATGGTGTGGATCAGACCAACTACCTGGCCCAGAGCTACTGCCGGGAGGCCATCCGGCAGATCAGCCTGCTCAGGCCCTCCCCGGAACGGGACGCCCTCATCAGGCTCACTGAGATGGTCCTCACCCGCGACAAGTGA
- the LOC120051081 gene encoding protein adenylyltransferase SelO, mitochondrial-like, with translation MVIYSASSYVLLGVANLIIMSACMDYCDTIESCHGHDDTMSDRQHYIHAFNFNKSVEKHLHDLDHLKLSCKKLLEAFPLDQVDGIFVRTVKNCIFSESDPTPLKGPLRLVAVSKEVIEGMLDLDVAVSQSEDFLQYFSGGRLFPGSSPLTHRYGGHQFGYWAGQLGDGRAHLLGEYTSRKGERWELQLKGSGKTPYSRSGDGRAVVRSSVREFLCSEAMHFLGVPTSRAASLIVSEEAVWRDQFYNGKVKKERGAVVLRLATSWFRIGSLEVLAKAEELDLLRKLLDFVIQEHFPSIDSNDPGKYLIFYSRVVNETAHLIAQWMSIGFAHGVCNTDNFSLLSITIDYGPFGFMEAYNPNFVPNTSDEEERYSIGAQANVGLFNLEKLLEALTPVLTIEQRQGAGLILKGYPHIYQMRFHKLFKAKLDLLGEEEEEDEYLIAFLLKLMEDTGADFTMTFRQLSEASMQQLHNMSNLQVMWALQNLASHKMYPEWVSMYLHRLKRQGGDSDEDRQHRMKRINPRYVLRNWMAESAIRKAEGNDFSEVELLQRTLAQPYLTQDAAEEAGYAAQPPWWAQGLNVSCSS, from the exons ATGGTTATTTACAGTGCCTCAAGCTATGTTCTCTTAGGTGTGGCAAACCTAATCATCATGTCTGCATGTATGGACTATTGTGATACTATTGAAAGCTGTCACGGTCATGATGACACTATGTCAGACCGACAACACTACATTCATGCTTTCAACTTCAACAAGAGTGTGGAGAAACACTTGCACGATTTGGACCACTTAAAACTGTCGTGTAAAAAGCTATTAG AAGCCTTCCCCCTTGACCAAGTGGATGGCATCTTTGTTCGCACTGTGAAGAACTGCATTTTTTCAGAGTCTGACCCAACCCCACTCAAAGGCCCTCTGAGACTTGTGGCTGTTTCAAAG GAGGTCATTGAGGGAATGTTGGATCTAGATGTTGCAGTGTCCCAGTCAGAGGATTTCCTACAGTACTTCAGTGGTGGTAGACTTTTTCCTGGATCCAGCCCTCTGACACACAGATATGGGGGTCACCAG TTTGGCTACTGGGCAGGTCAGTTAGGAGATGGCCGGGCACATCTCCTTGGTGAATATACTAGCAG AAAGGGTGAAAGATGGGAACTCCAGCTCAAAGGCTCAGGAAAGACTCCATATtcaag GTCAGGAGATGGCCGAGCTGTGGTCCGCTCCTCAGTCAGAGAGTTCCTGTGCAGTGAGGCCATGCACTTTCTGGGTGTTCCTACCAGCAGAGCTGCCAG CCTTATTGTAAGTGAAGAGGCCGTGTGGAGGGACCAGTTCTACAATGGGAAAGTGAAGAAGGAGAGAG GAGCGGTTGTTCTGCGGCTGGCCACGTCATGGTTCCGGATCGGATCGTTGGAGGTTCTGGCTAAAGCTGAAGAACTTGATCTTTTAAG GAAACTGTTGGACTTTGTGATACAGGAACATTTTCCTTCCATTGATTCAAATGATCCAGGCAAGTATTTG ATATTTTACTCCAGGGTTGTGAATGAGACTGCTCACCTCATTGCCCAGTGGATGTCTATTGGCTTTGCACATG GAGTATGCAACACTGATAACTTCAGCCTACTGTCTATCACCATTGACTACGGACCGTTTGGCTTTATGGAAGCCTACAACCCAA ATTTTGTCCCCAACACATCTGATGAGGAGGAGAGGTACAGTATCGGGGCTCAGGCCAATGTTGGTCTGTTCAACCTGGAGAAACTCCTAGAAGCCCTAACTCCAGTGCTGACCATAGAACAGAGGCAAGG gGCTGGGCTAATACTGAAAGGGTACCCACATATATACCAGATGAG GTTTCACAAGCTGTTCAAGGCAAAGTTAGATTTACTtggcgaggaggaggaggaggatgaatatCTCATTGCATTTCTGCTTAAG CTGATGGAGGACACAGGTGCAGACTTCACCATGACCTTCAGACAGCTGAGTGAAGCCTCAATGCAGCAGCTTCACAACATGTCCAACTTACAG GTGATGTGGGCCCTGCAGAACCTGGCTTCGCATAAGATGTACCCGGAGTGGGTCAGCATGTACCTGCATAGACTAAAAAG GCAGGGAGGTGATTCTGATGAGGATCGTCAACACAGGATGAAAA GGATCAATCCCAGATATGTgctgcggaactggatggcagaATCTGCAATACGGAAGGCTGAGGGGAATGATTTCTCAGAG GTGGAGCTGCTGCAGCGGACACTGGCacaaccctacctcacacaggacgCAGCAGAGGAGGCAGGTTATGCAGCACAACCCCCATGGTGGGCCCAGGGGTTAAATGTCAGCTGTTCCTCATGA
- the buc2l gene encoding uncharacterized protein buc2l has product MPYNPYCGFPGMGGYGMIPSPFQPSPYIEPPGYILPHSQLHLADYRRMINPHYHTTHYPQTMAYHARRFRYQHNAPATSREMINSEVQTEPTLGAARSDPKLSNADSSMKSNVQTNSESGSDTSCTAAQSLSPASVVQEVMSKSPAYQDIVLAPTPNNTPISTRSAAPQKGSFVFQTEVEELRLECHSTPTGLNILHSHETSELCTAHSVSGTDEDLVQLCSSSSLHHHKASQGRMLHGRDGMGLVGEGDQCLQQACTDILLMDGSPSSGGPGNFLALDDCDSFIAKTLVERPGISESDMDYRVVVQSHNADVPQLTRNDGELSGNGSKSVYFKILHLPFDMQYLEELRKIEASVWSASLAPYVPSAEFMIQQGLMEPHREALSPVDVEEVPMVEEVPTAEVVPIVEVEVSGAEKVPTAEVVSLEEVPMAESPLNENVSMAEMIPNVMEVPAISSLNKTDNAPTSPETSQKRGVVSDLDHQDTSFGGLPTYRPSTSWLGDFGNVYYHSKMPSDVEEQRKILRGSPLKVSSPKGKPDQEPKDPRVSVTTTAPLRLKGEGWRLGDKVDRRSYSDQEFCANRTFNVNTGTSGGHKRERICARCLTTKCRVNKIPGSPGPGLDALIVKRQGVPVPPWEEYILAQTCAACKCLARRRVTRKGSGSDVPSGPQNEETEGETSENSSCRAGPRPKLRDPRRPQSSMKRHSEASTAHCCTLANDTI; this is encoded by the exons ATGCCATACAACCCTTACTGCGGCTTCCCTGGGATGG GAGGTTATGGTATGATACCGAGTCCCTTCCAGCCCAGTCCCTACATAGAGCCTCCGGGTTACATCCTACCCCACTCTCAGCTCCACCTGGCGGACTACAGGCGTATGATCAACCCCCACTACCACACCACCCACTACCCACAGACCATGGCTTACCATGCACGCAG GTTCCGCTACCAGCACAATGCTCCAGCCACCAGCAGGGAGATGATCAACTCTGAG GTACAGACTGAGCCCACATTAGGAGCAGCACGCTCTGACCCCAAACTCTCGAACGCTGACTCGTCTATGAAAAGTAATGTCCAAACCAACTCTGAATCTGGCAGCGACACCAGTTGCACAGCTGCCCAGTCACTATCCCCAGCCTCTGTTGTGCAGGAGGTGATGTCTAAATCACCAGCCTACCAGGACATTGTATTGGCACCCACCCCCAACAACACTCCTATCTCCACCAGATCTGCTGCCCCCCAGAAGGGCAGTTTTGTATTCCAGACAGAG GTGGAGGAGTTGAGGCTGGAGTGCCACAGCACGCCCACAGGGTTAAATATCCTCCACTCCCATGAGACATCTGAACTGTGCACCGCCCACAGCGTGTCTGGGACCGATGAAGACTTGGTGCAGCtctgctcttcctcctccctccaccaccacaaggCCTCACAGGGCAGGATGCTCCATGGCCGGGATGGGATGGGTTTGGTTGGGGAGGGGGATCAGTGTCTCCAGCAAGCCTGCACGGATATACTTCTAATGGATGGGTCGCCCTCGAGTGGCGGACCAGGTAACTTCCTTGCTCTTGACGATTGTGACTCTTTCATCGCGAAAACACTGGTCGAACGACCAGGGATTTCTGAATCCGATATGGACTACAGAGTGGTGGTCCAAAGCCACAACGCCGATGTTCCTCAACTTACAAGGAATGACGGAGAACTGAGTGGGAACGGCTCCAAGAGTGTCTATTTTAAGATCCTCCACCTGCCCTTTGACATGCAGTACTTAGAAGAGCTGAGGAAGATTGAGGCGTCTGTGTGGTCGGCGTCTCTGGCACCGTACGTCCCCTCAGCAGAGTTTATGATCCAGCAGGGCCTGATGGAGCCCCACAGGGAGGCACTGAGCCCCGTGGACGTGGAGGAAGTCCCCATGGTGGAGGAAGTTCCCACGGCGGAGGTGGTCCCCATAGTTGAGGTTGAGGTCTCTGGGGCGGAGAAGGTCCCCACAGCTGAGGTGGTCTCTCTGGAGGAAGTCCCCATGGCGGAGAGCCCTTTGAATGAAAATGTATCAATGGCAGAGATGATCCCCAATGTGATGGAGGTACCTGCAATATCCAGTCTTAACAAAACGGACAATGCTCCCACATCTCCAGAGACCAGTCAAAAGAGGGGTGTGGTGAGTGACCTTGATCATCAGGATACCTCCTTTGGGGGGTTACCCACATACCGTCCCTCAACTAGCTGGCTGGGTGACTTTGGCAACGTCTACTATCACAGCAAGATGCCTTCTGATGTTGAGGAGCAGCGCAAGATCCTCAGAGGCAGCCCACTTAAGGTGTCTAGCCCCAAAGGGAAACCAGACCAAGAGCCTAAAGATCCTCGTGTTTCAGTCACTACAACCGCTCCACTCAGGCTtaagggagagggatggagactcGGAGACAAGGTTGACAGGAGGAGCTACTCTGATCAAGAGTTCTGTGCTAACCGGACCTTCAATGTGAACACGGGGACCTCTGGTGGCCACAAAAGGGAGCGCATCTGTGCCAGATGTTTGACGACAAAATGCAGAGTGAACAAGATACCTGGCAGTCCAGGACCAGGCCTGGATGCTCTGATTGTAAAACGACAAGGGGTCCCCGTTCCACCATGGGAGGAATATATCCTAGCCCAGACGTGTGCAGCCTGCAAATGCCTCGCCCGGAGGCGGGTAACGAGGAAAGGTTCCGGGTCAGATGTTCCCAGCGGACCACAAAACGAAGAGACGGAGGGTGAGACCTCTGAGAACAG TTCGTGTCGGGCAGGACCGAGGCCCAAACTGAGGGACCCCAGGAGGCCTCAGTCCTCCATGAAGCGACACTCTGAGGCAAGTACTGCACACTGTTGTACACTGGCGAATGACACTATTTga
- the LOC120050662 gene encoding bucky ball-like translates to MFRQQQQQQHHHDHTQREVVCSEAQTDPSDALNKLIECLDKLRVNEMQGSEKELDSGVVSQSSGIFSPDGERKSCKVVGDIHSGHGASCGKLEGSQLQSSFPMGRLFSVGNSTAAVYDGESSRSLGGLGQEGWAVDSDEDPPLDSSSIHEENLDPQQHAAESLHCCSLENLCLQSAVSQSEDSPRPENIDNEAEEDGTNPDGTSSTEGSRWQGHCSNLLSTQSLPSPLASDWQALGDTKCGEETFDVPDRKGLSKLDVDLSYQILHLPFDKVLTAGALQKDCFASSSSALLCGGLQASLSSSQITNTSSPARHHYYSYYCPPQTAHGRLSVLSPSLDELSSREEMFSTDLEDMDRFPRSSVYAGRRFPAEVEHLREPGVKKVCPKSKKLLCACCGLSLLKGGASRVKIHHSPRVYADDEAGDSDEVVEQEQQSARTCDESTHPTRVVVQKHSIPKKHQPLHIQQHPKPSCKRGQCREAVGPEEQQEEPEMVLVGAELEYYEGHVVEGGQDAGDKEHRTCKERLALRKALWKPLVYQRVRDEEKDNDDEEEEPPRCHRGKGSTKRRHKMLMSHH, encoded by the exons ATGTTCCgccaacaacagcagcaacaacaccATCAT GATCACACCCAGAGAGAGGTGGTCTGTTCTGAGGCTCAGACGGACCCGAGTGACGCGCTCAACAAGCTCATAGAATGTCTGGACAAACTCCGGGTCAACGAGATGCAGGGTTCTGAGAAAGAGCTGGATTCCGGTGTCGTTTCCCAGTCTTCCGGAATATTTTCGCCAGATGGGGAAAGGAAATCTTGTAAGGTGGTGGGAGACATACACAGTGGTCATGGAGCCTCATGTGGTAAGTTGGAAGGCAGCCAATTGCAGTCGTCGTTTCCGATGGGCAGGTTGTTCAGCGTCGGTAACTCCACGGCGGCAGTCTATGACGGTGAGTCAAGCCGAAGCCTGGGCGGGCTGGGTCAGGAGGGCTGGGCTGTAGACTCTGACGAAGACCCTCCATTGGACAGCTCATCTATTCATGAGGAGAACCTGGACCCGCAGCAACATGCGGCGGAGTCTCTTCATTGCTGTTCTTTGGAAAATCTTTGCCTCCAGTCTGCTGTCTCGCAGTCAGAAGACAGCCCCAGACCTGAAAACATAGACAACGAGGCAGAGGAGGACGGCACCAATCCAGATGGTACCAGTTCCACTGAGGGATCTAGGTGGCAGGGCCACTGCTCCAACCTGCTCTCCACACAGTCACTACCATCCCCCCTAGCCTCTGACTGGCAAGCCTTAGGGGACACTAAATGTGGGGAAGAAACATTTGATGTTCCAGATAGGAAAGGTCTGTCTAAACTGGATGTTGACCTTTCCTACCAGATCCTCCATCTGCCCTTTGACAAG GTCCTGACAGCTGGAGCTCTGCAGAAGGACTGCTTTGCCAGctccagctctgctctgctgtgtgGAGGCCTCCAGGCTTCCCTGTCCTCCAGCCAGATCACTAACACCTCCTCCCCAGCCCGTCaccactactactcctactactgccCCCCACAGACAGCCCACGGAAGGCTCAGCGTCCTCAGTCCCTCCCTGGATGAGCTCTCGTCCCGAGAGGAGATGTTCTCCACCGACCTGGAGGACATGGATCGATTTCCCAGAAGCTCCGTCTACGCAGGGAGGAGGTTCCCTGCGGAGGTCGAGCACCTCAGAGAGCCAGGGGTCAAGAAAGTCTGTCCTAAGTCCAAGAAGCTCTTGTGCGCCTGCTGTGGCTTGAGCCTGTTGAAAGGAGGGGCGAGCAGGGTTAAAATCCATCACAGCCCGAGGGTGTACGCCGATGATGAGGCGGGGGATTCCGATGAAGTTGTCGAGCAGGAACAACAGTCTGCAAGGACGTGTGATGAGAGTACGCACCCCACTAGGGTGGTCGTGCAGAAGCACTCTATCCCCAAGAAACACCAGCCTCTACACATCCAACAGCATCCCAAACCCAGCTGTAAGAGaggccagtgtagagaggctgtCGGACCAGAGGAGCAGCAGGAGGAACCAGAGATGGTGCTGGTGGGAGCAGAGCTGGAGTATTATGAAGGCCATGTGGTGGAAGGTGGGCAGGATGCAGGGGATAAGGAACACAGGACATGCAAAG AAAGACTGGCATTGAGGAAAGCTCTGTGGAAGCCATTGGTGTACCAGAGAGTGCGAGATGAGGAAAAGGACAATGATGACGAGGAAGAGGAGCCACCACGATGTCACAGGGGAAAAg GGTCCACCAAGAGGAGACACAAGATGTTAATGTCACACCATTGA